The Candidatus Sericytochromatia bacterium genome contains the following window.
CCGCTTCCGTCCACCGCTTGAGCCGTGGCGCCTTCCACCGACGTCACGTTGATGCGTTGCAGCAGGGCTGCCTCGGCAGACAGGGTGCCGACCAGACGGCCTGCATTGGGGAGAATCTGACGGACGGCGCCGAGCCGCCCGAAGGTTTGCTCGGTGGGCGGCGCAATCCGTTCCTGCTGGATTTGAGGGGTGACCACACAGCCCCCAAGCAACAACCACGGCATCAGCCACGCCAGCGCCAGGCGGCGTGGCTGATGCCGTGCGGGCTTTCGGGCTAGGCAGTAGGGGGAGGTCAAGGCGCACGTCACGGCACGATCGTGGCCCCTAGCAAGCGGTTGACCGTGCCCGCTGGAAGTTTCAGGCGCCAGGGCCCCTCGTGCCGATGGGAGAAGGCCAGGTAGGCGGCGCCCCACGGCTTCAGGGCCAGTTCGACCTCGTCACTGGGGCGTTCGGCGGCCTGAAATCCTGGCAAGATGATATCTTCCAGGCCCGTGGAGGAACGGTAAAGGCCCTTGAGGGACAGGTTCTTGTACCGGTATTCGTCGGTTTCCGCCATTGGCGTGCCATTGAGGAAGTTGGCAATCGTCCACGCCCGGAAATGGTTGGCAAAGGTGGTGTTGCGTTTTGCCAGCAAGGCAGACAGGCAAGCAACGCCGGCGCGATTGTCATGGAGGATCTCTGCCACGATCTCGCTGCCGTAGCGGTCGACCAGGTAGCGCACGAACAGGTAAGACTGTCCGTAGGCGAAGCCATTGGGGTTTTCATTCCACGACGTCAGGGAGTAGGCGGACGGATTTTCTTGAAATCCCCGCAGGTCCTTGGCGATGTGGTAATCGCCCGCCGGCAACCCGTAACCCGCGAGTTCCATGGCGTACATGCTCAGCCCTTCATCCAACCAGGTATCCTCCACCAGCCGATAGCCGAGCCGGGCGGACTTCCGGGAGAAATTCAGCAGGTGCTGGAATTCGTGGGCCAAGGTGCCGTAGGAGGTCAGCTTCGGTCGATCGAACAGCTGGTCGGTCATGAACAGGACTTCCTTCTGGTTCGAATGACCGCCACCGCGTGGAATGGCGTCACGGGACCAGAAGTAGCCCATCAGGCCCTTCTCTTTGCCCCAGTTGTCCACCGCCGGCGAGAGCACGATGAAGATGCGGGGTTCTCCATCCACGCCCGGGCTGGCGGGCTGACCGAAGACAGCCGTCAGACGCGGGTAAATACGCGACTCCCACTCCGTGACCAGCTGGTCGAGTTGCGCGTCCGAGACCGGTTTGGCTTGCTGGTCCACATACAGCAGGGCGTGAGCCGAGACGCGCCGAAGCTGGCATACCTGCTTGCGATCGCTGTCGGCGTTCGAATCGCCCGTGTTGACCCAAAAGGCTTCCGTCGAACCTGGTTCGCGAGCCGGTAGGGCCTGCGCGAGACGGCGCGAGACCACAGGGCCTGCGGGCAGGTCGCGATGGACCGTGAAACGCGACGTGTAGGGCATCTCGGGCGGGGATTCCAGGCGCGGAACCGGGCGGTTCAAACCCTGGAGGGTCCATCGGTACGTGCTGAGCTCTCCCAATGGGCTGACCACGAACCGCAGGGGCGGATTTCCCACGGCCGCGGCACTGGCGATCAAGGTCAGGCTGCGGCCCGGCGTGGTGGTGACCTCCAAGGCATCGGTGCGCGGCTCCAGCAGGGTGAGCGCGGCATTCCGACCCAGGCTGGCCGATGGGGAGGTCGTGGGAGGGTCCGCCAGCGCCGGGACGGACGGGCGAACGGCCGGGGGCGTCGCGATCTGGAGACACCCCAGCAGGGCGCCTGACGTCAAGCCGGCGAGCCAGATTCGGGCAGAGAAACGAAAGGGGCGCATCGTGCTGGACATTGACAAGGCCATTGTAACGTGTCCCCGCAGGGGCGAGGGCGGCGTCACCAGGATTCCGGCTGGCCGCCGGAGGTCTCGTGTGCCGTTGGTTGCAGGCTGGCGCTGAACCTGTTAAGATTACGCCTCCGCGGCGGCATAGCCAAGTGGTAAGGCGAAGCTCTGCAAAAGCTTTATTCCCCGGTTCGAATCCGGGTGCCGCCTTGAGGGCGTATAGCTCAGTTGGTTAGAGCGCCACGTTGACATCGTGGAGGCCACTGGTTCGAGTCCAGTTATGCCCACCTCAATACAGCCCGGATGCCTGGCATCCGGGCTGTATACCGTTTTGTAGGCTGAGACGAGACGCCGGGGCACAGCAGAAAGCCCCCCCGTGGCAGGGAGCTTGGCATAGACAGGCGCACGCCCCCCTTGCGCGGGGGCGTGCGCCCAGGTGTCAGGCCGCGGCGCGCGCCTGTTCTTCGGCGGTGTGGGCCTGCTCTTCGGCCTCGAATCGCTCGCGAATCGCCGTTGGCGTGCGTCCGAGCAGCGATACCCCCACCGTTACGGCGGTGCCGACCACAATCAGCCACGGCCAGGCCAGCGCGGTGAAGTATTTCAGGTAGACCACCGTGATGATGCTGAGCACGACGCCCCCGATGTTGGTCAGGGTGTTGCCGCGCGACTTGCTGAAGATGGCCACGAGGAAGATTCCCAGCATCCCGCCATAGAAGAAGGTCATGACGCCCAGCGCGATCGAGAGCAAGTCGACGCTGGTGTGGGTCTGGGCGAAGTAGGCCACTGCCAGGGCGATCGCCGCATCGATGCTACCCACCAGCACGGTGGTGACGCGGGACGCGCCCACATAGTGCTCCGGCGAGGCTTCGGTGCGGATGTAGCGCTGGTACACGTCGGTGATGACGGTGGAACTGGTGGCGTTGATGCCCGAACCCAGACTCGAGAGCGCCGCCGCGATCACGGCGGCGAGCACCAGGCCCGTCACGCCGGGAGGCAGGACATTGACGATGTAATGCAGCAGGAACTGGTTGTTGTGTCCCTCGGCCTTGAGCTGGGCAGCCAACTGGGCCATCTGATGACCGGGCGCCAGGTGATTGGCATAGACGAACAGCAACTGCCCGATGAAGAGAAACACACAGAGAATGCCCACCCCCAGGAAGCCGCTCATCCACATCGAACGCTTGCCATCGGCGCTGTCCTTGCACGTCAGCAGGCGCTGGACCATGTCCTGGTCGGTGCCGTGGGTCGCCATGGTGAGGAAAAACCCACCAATGATGGCCGGAAGGACGTTGTACGGATTGGTCAGCCAGTCCCAGCCAGAGAAATTGAGGT
Protein-coding sequences here:
- a CDS encoding sodium/solute symporter (Members of the Solute:Sodium Symporter (SSS), TC 2.A.21 as described in tcdb.org, catalyze solute:Na+ symport. Known solutes for members of the family include sugars, amino acids, nucleosides, inositols, vitamins, urea or anions, depending on the system.), which produces MHTLDWVIIVFYVFLVTGLGIWFGRRQSNIDEFFLGGRSIPWWAALLSLIATEISAATFLGAPEQGYTRNLTYLQFSVGTIAARFAIAVLFIGLYYRFNVYTVYGYLMARFGLGTNTATASVFLLGRLFADGARLFIASLAIHVATGMDVTQSILALALAATIYTLFGGIKGVIWTEVIQASVLIGGALILVYSLLSNIPLGVGQVVQEIHAAGKFQVFDLNFSGWDWLTNPYNVLPAIIGGFFLTMATHGTDQDMVQRLLTCKDSADGKRSMWMSGFLGVGILCVFLFIGQLLFVYANHLAPGHQMAQLAAQLKAEGHNNQFLLHYIVNVLPPGVTGLVLAAVIAAALSSLGSGINATSSTVITDVYQRYIRTEASPEHYVGASRVTTVLVGSIDAAIALAVAYFAQTHTSVDLLSIALGVMTFFYGGMLGIFLVAIFSKSRGNTLTNIGGVVLSIITVVYLKYFTALAWPWLIVVGTAVTVGVSLLGRTPTAIRERFEAEEQAHTAEEQARAAA